The sequence AAAACTAAAGAGAAAAGGCGATTGGTTATCAGTCTGATAAATGTGAAATGTGTTAGATCAAACCGAACCATCAGGAATCAACCATCACagttgtcgttttttttctcgttcatGGTTCTATTGTCCTATGAACCGCAAAGATCCCAGTAACTAACCTGGATAGAGAATGGGTTGGCGGGGGCTGTCAGGTTGAGTTGCGACTGCACAAGGAGAGCTTGTGGTGGTGCCAGAATCCTGAGCGCTTCGTCGATTGTCTTTGGCGATCTCGAGTTCAAATCCGTCGACTGTCCGGAGTTCTTACGCTTTGGCATCGCCACCCAATCAAACAATCGATGAAATCAGTGAAGCAGTCGTGTTGGACGCCGCCTCCAGCTTCTCACTCCCAGATGCTTTTCTCGCCGTCAGGCCGACCTCCGCCGTTTGGAGACTTGGTGCACAGGCtcgccaaattttcagttgatcaGTGTCCTTTATGGTAAACGGTGTGTATAGTGAAAACGCTCGAAGGTCTCTGCGAAAAGCAGAGATTCCCGACCCGTCTCCTGAAACAAGGCATTTTTCTATGAGACTGATATAAAAGTGTGCGAATAAAATTCATAAGGAAagaggcaaaaaaaatattgaaaaaaaagaaacgagaaGATTATAAGGTATAATCTCAGAAAGGGAAGTGCTGGTGTGTTGAAAAAAGGGGgagaaagaagaaagaaaaaaaagagaaaaacacAATACTTATGACGTGGAAAGTATGTGCCCAGAGGTGGCAGCAGGTCGGATTGATGAACAATGACAAAAACATGGTGCCCCTACACACTCACCATTATGATTcactttacaaaaattaaatagaagGATGAACAATGGATGATTaaggaattctgaaaatgatacCAATACCTTTTGGAGGCTCTACACCATCAGTTATGGTATTTTTTGTATTCCGAGAGAAGTTACggttttaggtattttaaacgtaaaacccaaaaatgtgttcaaGTTTCgtgataaaacttttaaaaaaatttaaaaattgttttaatgtcgtttcaaaatttcgaaaaagaacTAAGTTTCGCTAAAATCTCGGCAGTTGGTCggaagttgattttttgagattatCTTTAATTGAGGTATTTTTCAGTCGTTGGGTAACAAATTTGGATCATTTTTTAGTTAACTATTGgttttaaatgtaccttaatcaacCAAATGAATTGAAAGAAACGGCTTATATATGCAATAAAGAATGACAACTCAAAAAGTTAACTTTGACCGCTGCGACACGGAACagtggaaaaaaagagaaaaagtggattttaggtttcaaatttcgaattttgaaaatttgaaaaattgatgacctTGATTAATTAACTCAATCAATCAATCATATTGAGAGAAACAGAAGATTTGTTAAAAATCGGCTGCCCACGTGTTTCCAAACAATATTTATACAGAACGTTCGATGGGAGAAGTAATCCGAATCTGTTGTTTTTGGTTAAAACATTCCTTCTCTCTCGGAATTTGTGATCAATATGAAAATGATGCGCGTTTTGGAGCATCGGGTGTCGTCGGTGCCGGTGTCGAGTGGCCGCTGGTGGTTCTCAACTGACAGCGGGCTGCGACGGCGGCGGGCgggcgaaaattttttttttcacactcCCAGACTAGACGACGTGGGTTTGGTTGGCAAGCCTCTCCctctcgcattttttttcttccttcgTCTTTTTTTGTGTGCTCCTCGTCTTCATGCTCTGCCTTTTTTCCCCGCTATTCCTTTCAATGCATAATATTTTTCGGTTGCCGGGTCGGCTGATTGCAGGAAAAACACGTGTTTTGTTGAAGGAATATAGAAGGAATATAGAGATTACTGTAATCTGTACGGGTATTGGTATAAGaactcaaaacaaaaacagaacAGCGCCTAAAATTGTTAATGGTGACGTATGGCCAATGACAAAAATGATTATAACCCATTTCTATGATgctaaattgttcaaatatattatataaaagtttttgaacaattttggaattttatattttgagtcaaaaagtgAGCGTCACTTATCAAGAAAATTAAAGCATTATCGCATGTTCAAACCCCTACAATGTTggaatataaatatttcaaacacaattgaaacataaaactggaagattttttggtaattttagcACCATAAAAATGATTATTAACAATTAAACTACTGGCCGTAGTCAATCTTTTACATGGACGGCAAATATTCtggcaattaaaaaaaaatcaaaaccaaactgaagttcaaaaatttgctgcTCGTGGTAGACTGTATGAAAAATCGGTCAGAGATTATCCTAAGTATAAGTTTTTGCGTCataaaagaattgaaaaaaagaaatggaattgaaaattctatcgattttttttttggtttgtgAGATTTCATCAAGGAACATTCAAGTGTGAGGGAagagaaataggaaaaaaggaaagtttTGATGTAAAGATGTGAAGACAATGTGTTGGAcgagaaataaaaatgaatcagcagaaaaaagtgtttcctATGGTAGGTAGATCGAAACTTGGCgaaggagggggggggggggggggtggaaAAGCAGAATTGTTGACATGGATGGAGCAGGAAGCAATCTTTGAGACGATCgatgaaagagaaaaaacatttttgctgGCAGCGGCGGCCCTATCTTGAAAATTCTGAGTGGGAAAATGTTAGAAACAAGTATGTGAAGAAAATACtgtgagaagaaaaaagaaaaaagattggtgtgaaaaaattcagatcaaataaatttcaattatcagGCTCTATAgtataaatgaaaataaagtgCAATGAAAACATATAACTTGTGATGAATCTAAAAGCTTTTTTCTGATCATCAGTTTTTACTGATCAAAAACGTGACcaacttgccaaaaaaaaaatgctcgcCACCTGACTGAGTCTTTCCTGTCGCCACGAATTAGACTGACAAAGTTGTGTCTGTTCAGCCAGTCTGGACAGAGATGTAAGGAATATTGGGCAACGACGTCCAATCGCCGGTTTGGAAATCGGGTGAAGGAAAAAAAGGGGAACAGGAAGACGGGGCGATGTCCATTTCGCGAACAGACCAATCCATTCATCGAGGGCGTCTGGTCGGATCTGTGTAAAAAACGTCCAGATGGTGAAAGGACTCGGAAAAGGGTACCATTAAACCGATCGAGGCCTGGTCTGTTAGAGTgcaaaaatataggaaaaaaaatacaaaaagaaaatgtaagATGATTGAGGACATCTTGTCAGAGCCTTAAGTTAGTTGGACATTGGGCATTCGAAAAACcggaataaaattgaaaatcgccTGAGGTCTGAAGAAGTCTATTGTAAAACAATGTACAGTATACCAGTTTCTCAATACAATAGTCGCCATGCTGGCTAATACTTCCATCACACACAACTACTTATACAAGTGAACACACCACCACGCACAAAAACAGACAGGGGGAAGAGGCAGTTATGGACGTTTTCAATTCGACAtagttgccaaaaaaaaaactttttttttgtccaaaataCTACTTCCAAATGTTACATGGCGTGAGCATGACAAGTGACATCGTAGAactgaaacaaagaaaaaccactaattaaaattgaattgaaaaaaatttcaactgaaatttggcacgacattttaaattatatgtATGCAAGTGTTGTGTGCCCAATAAATATAGTGGTTCAGTAAACACGTTAGTTTTGTGGTCACCACAGGGAGAAACTTATGATAACGTGAGCTCTTCCGTTTTACAGAAACACCCATATTTCGAGTCAAAGATACagtattcagaaaatttaaaattgtggGATTTATGCTTTAATCTATTCTGAGTATATTTTAAGAACGTCTAACACATGGAATATACAAgggaaatacaaaaaaattcacaaagtGTGAGAAAACTTGGTTCAGCCCAACCAAATATCCTAGATAGAGGCGGAGcctaatatcgattttttgatgtaTTCTAAAACGATTTAAGTGAAAGGAAAATATTTATGgctttttgtaaaatgtggaaactgatttgaaaaaagtaggcATAACC comes from Caenorhabditis elegans chromosome X and encodes:
- the F20B6.10 gene encoding uncharacterized protein (Confirmed by transcript evidence) gives rise to the protein VRSWRRRPTRLLH
- the F20B6.10 gene encoding uncharacterized protein (Confirmed by transcript evidence), with the translated sequence MASLCTKSPNGGGRPDGEKSIWE
- the W01H2.2 gene encoding uncharacterized protein (Predicted); protein product: MREGEACQPNPRRLVWECEKKNFRPPAAVAARCQLRTTSGHSTPAPTTPDAPKRASFSY